In the genome of Patagioenas fasciata isolate bPatFas1 chromosome 12, bPatFas1.hap1, whole genome shotgun sequence, one region contains:
- the CLN6 gene encoding ceroid-lipofuscinosis neuronal protein 6, which translates to MQVAARRRPFPAAAPGSPQPAGPLYPGRHGAVKNEDTFKTSPFHLDLWFYFTLQNWVLDFGRPIAMIILPLEWFPLNKPSAGDYFHMAYNVITPFLLLKLIERSPKTLPRSMVYVSIIMFVMGASIHLVGDSVNHRLIFSGYQHHLSVRENPIIKNLKPETLIDSFELLYYYDEYLGHSMWYIPFFLILFIYFTGCFTPVEEESRMPVPALLLMGPSSLYYWYLVTEGQIFILYIFTFFAMMALVMHQKRKGLVLDSNGLFLFYSFIVTLVLIAVWVVWLWNDKILRKKYPGVIYIPEPWAFYTLHMNNLHAAKESF; encoded by the exons aTGCAGGTGGCAGCGCGGCGGCGGCCGTTCCCGGCAGCGGCCCCGGGTTCCCCCCAGCCCGCCGGGCCGCTCTACCCGGGCAG GCATGGAGCAGTCAAGAATGAGGACACCTTCAAGACCTCCCCGTTTCATTTGGATCTGTGGTTCTACTTCACTCTGCAGAACTGGGTGCTGGACTTTGGGCGACCCATCGCGATG ATAATCCTACCTTTGGAGTGGTTTCCTCTGAACAAACCGAGTGCTGGAGATTATTTCCACATGGCTTACAATGTTATCACACCGTTTCTTCTGCTAAAG CTCATCGAGAGATCCCCCAAGACCTTACCGAGGTCAATGGTCTACGTCAGCATCATCATGTTTGTGATGGGTGCCAGCATCCACTTGGTTGGAGACTCTGTCAACCATCGCCTGATTTTCAGTGGCTACCAGCACCATCTGTCTGTGAGAGAGAATCCCATCATCAAGAACCTGAAGCCAGAGACGCTG ATTGATTCCTTTGAGCTGCTGTATTACTACGATGAATATTTAGGTCATTCGATGTG GTACATCCCCTTTTTCCTGATCCTATTTATATATTTCACCGGCTGCTTCACCCCTGTGGAAGAGGAGAGCAGGATGCCAGTGCCGGCCTTGCTTCTGATGGGGCCCAGCAGCCTTTATTACTG GTATCTCGTGACGGAAGGTCAAATTTTCATCCTGTACATTTTCACGTTCTTTGCCATGATGGCTTTAGTGATGCACCAGAAACGCAAAGGACTCGTCCTGGACAGCAACGGGCTTTTTCTCTTCTACTCCTTCATCGTAACACTGGTCCTCATCGCTGTTTGGGTGGTCTGGCTGTGGAATGACAAAATTCTCAGGAAGAAGTACCCTGGCGTGATCTATATCCCCGAGCCGTGGGCATTTTACACCCTGCACATGAACAACCTCCACGCAGCAAAGGAAAGTTTTTAA